One genomic segment of Bradyrhizobium diazoefficiens includes these proteins:
- a CDS encoding ABC transporter substrate-binding protein, which yields MTTFARRSAALLACAAFGFATSASAQDKGQDKTVKIGVLNDMSSLYADIGGPNSVVAIKMAVEDSGLLKKGWKIDVLSGDHQNKPDVGVNIARQWIDNEKVDAIADTPNSGVALAVSNLVKEKNSVLLNSGAASADLTGKACTPNTVSYTYDTYMLANGTGKALTKAGGDTWFFLTSDYAFGHALERDTSAVVTANGGKVLGSVKHPINTADFSSFLLQAQSSKAKVVGLANAGGDTTNSIKQAAEFGIVAGGQKLAALLLFINDVHSLGLKTAQGLTFTESFYWDMNDQTRAWSKRFAALASKNAMPSMTQAGNYAMVLHYLKAMDALGGNPHDGAKVVAKMKELPTDDPLFGKGPLRADGRRLIPAYLFEVKKPEESKGPWDYYKQIATIAPEDAAKPLKDSECPLVKK from the coding sequence ATGACGACGTTCGCGCGCCGCTCTGCGGCCCTGCTCGCCTGCGCCGCTTTCGGTTTTGCCACATCCGCCTCTGCCCAGGACAAAGGACAGGACAAGACCGTCAAGATCGGCGTCCTCAATGACATGTCGAGCCTCTATGCCGATATCGGCGGTCCGAACTCCGTGGTGGCCATCAAGATGGCGGTCGAGGATTCCGGCCTGCTCAAGAAGGGCTGGAAGATCGACGTGCTGAGCGGCGATCACCAGAACAAGCCCGACGTCGGCGTCAACATCGCCCGGCAGTGGATCGACAACGAGAAGGTCGATGCCATTGCGGATACGCCGAACTCCGGCGTCGCGCTGGCGGTGAGCAATCTGGTCAAGGAAAAGAATTCGGTGCTGCTGAATTCGGGCGCAGCTTCCGCCGATCTGACCGGCAAGGCCTGCACGCCGAACACGGTCTCCTATACCTACGACACCTACATGCTGGCCAACGGCACCGGCAAGGCGCTGACCAAAGCCGGCGGCGACACCTGGTTCTTCCTCACCTCCGACTACGCCTTCGGTCATGCGCTGGAGCGCGACACCTCGGCGGTCGTCACCGCCAATGGCGGCAAGGTGCTCGGCAGCGTCAAGCATCCGATCAACACTGCGGATTTCTCGTCGTTCCTGCTGCAGGCGCAATCGTCCAAGGCCAAAGTGGTCGGGCTCGCCAATGCCGGCGGCGACACCACCAACTCGATCAAGCAGGCGGCCGAATTCGGCATCGTTGCCGGTGGCCAGAAGCTCGCCGCGCTGCTGCTGTTCATCAACGACGTGCATTCGCTCGGCCTCAAGACCGCTCAGGGCCTGACCTTCACCGAGTCCTTCTACTGGGACATGAACGATCAGACCCGCGCCTGGTCGAAGCGCTTCGCGGCGCTGGCCAGCAAGAATGCGATGCCGTCCATGACGCAGGCCGGCAACTATGCGATGGTCCTTCACTATCTCAAGGCGATGGACGCGCTCGGCGGCAATCCGCATGATGGCGCCAAGGTCGTCGCCAAGATGAAGGAGCTGCCGACCGACGATCCGCTGTTCGGCAAGGGCCCGCTGCGCGCCGACGGACGCCGTCTCATTCCGGCCTATCTGTTCGAGGTGAAAAAGCCCGAGGAGTCGAAGGGACCCTGGGACTACTACAAGCAGATCGCCACGATCGCGCCGGAGGACGCGGCCAAGCCGCTCAAGGATAGCGAGTGCCCGCTGGTAAAGAAGTAA
- a CDS encoding SDR family NAD(P)-dependent oxidoreductase codes for MTKPLADRIALVTGASRGIGFATALALAKAGAHIVATARTQGGLEELDDEIRKGGGSATLVPLNLTDSDGIARLGAGLHERYGKLDILVGNAGVLGPSSPIGHIELKTFNDVMAVNVSANFQLIRCMEPLLRKSDAGRAVFITSGAANKATAYVSPYAASKAALETLARAWAQETANTPLRVNLFNPGPVRTRMRAILMPGEDPATLDTPEQVAEFIVPLCAPDWTETGKFYDYKARSLMSFRPPA; via the coding sequence ATGACCAAGCCACTCGCTGACCGCATCGCTCTCGTCACCGGCGCCTCGCGCGGCATCGGTTTTGCCACGGCCCTCGCGCTGGCGAAGGCCGGCGCGCATATCGTTGCCACCGCGCGCACGCAGGGCGGGCTGGAAGAGCTCGACGACGAGATCCGGAAAGGCGGCGGCAGCGCCACGCTGGTGCCGCTCAACCTCACTGACTCCGACGGCATCGCGCGGCTTGGCGCCGGCCTGCACGAGCGCTACGGCAAGCTCGACATCCTCGTCGGCAATGCCGGCGTGCTCGGCCCGTCCTCGCCGATCGGCCATATCGAGCTCAAGACCTTCAACGACGTGATGGCCGTGAACGTCTCCGCGAACTTCCAGCTGATCCGCTGCATGGAGCCGCTGCTGAGGAAATCCGATGCCGGCCGTGCCGTGTTCATCACCTCGGGCGCCGCCAACAAGGCGACCGCTTATGTCAGCCCCTACGCCGCCTCCAAGGCCGCGCTGGAGACGCTGGCGCGCGCCTGGGCGCAGGAGACCGCGAACACGCCTCTGCGCGTAAACCTGTTCAACCCCGGCCCGGTCCGCACCCGCATGCGCGCCATCTTGATGCCGGGCGAAGATCCAGCAACGCTCGATACACCCGAGCAGGTGGCCGAATTCATCGTGCCGTTATGCGCCCCGGACTGGACCGAGACCGGTAAGTTCTACGACTACAAGGCCCGCAGCCTGATGAGCTTCCGGCCGCCGGCCTGA
- the purF gene encoding amidophosphoribosyltransferase, whose product MRHPDQDAQLDLDLNRPSGPAAIELQDDLEGDTLREECGVFGIYGHPDAAAITALGLHALQHRGQEAAGIVSYDGSRFHSERRLGLVGDTFSRREVIDRLPGNMAVGHVRYSTTGATILRNVQPLFAELNAGGLAVAHNGNLTNGLTLRRELVKHGAMMQSTTDTEVILHLVARSRRARFIERYIDALREIEGAYALVSLTNKKLVGARDPRGIRPLVLGELDGCPILTSETCALDIIGARFIRDIEPGEVIVFDENGQDIHKPFPPMAPRPCIFEYIYFSRPDSIVHGRSVYEVRKAFGAQLARESHVPIDVVVPVPDSGVPAAVGYSQHSGVPFELGIIRNHYVGRTFIQPTQAIRESGVRMKHSANRTAIEGKRIILIDDSLVRGTTSKKIVRMMRDAGAKEVHFRLASPPILYPDYYGIDLPDRGGLLAATHSLEEMRELIGADSLAFLSIDGMYRAMGEPGRDPANPKFSDHCFTGAYPTHLTDQTQTEPQPRQLSLLAEAS is encoded by the coding sequence ATGCGACACCCTGACCAGGACGCCCAGCTTGATCTCGACTTGAACAGGCCCTCTGGCCCAGCCGCGATCGAGCTACAGGACGACCTGGAGGGAGACACGCTGCGCGAGGAATGCGGCGTTTTCGGCATCTACGGCCACCCGGATGCAGCCGCCATCACCGCGCTCGGCCTCCACGCCCTCCAGCACCGCGGCCAGGAGGCCGCCGGCATCGTCTCCTACGACGGCAGCCGCTTCCACTCGGAACGCCGGCTCGGCCTCGTCGGCGACACCTTCTCCCGCCGCGAGGTAATCGACCGCCTGCCCGGCAACATGGCGGTCGGCCATGTCCGCTACTCCACCACCGGCGCCACCATCCTGCGCAACGTGCAGCCGCTGTTCGCCGAGCTCAATGCCGGCGGCCTTGCGGTTGCCCATAACGGCAATCTCACCAACGGCCTGACGCTGCGCCGCGAGCTCGTGAAGCACGGCGCGATGATGCAGTCGACCACCGACACCGAGGTGATCCTGCACCTGGTCGCACGCTCCAGGCGCGCCCGCTTCATCGAGCGCTATATCGACGCGCTGCGCGAGATCGAGGGCGCCTATGCGCTGGTCTCGCTGACCAACAAGAAGCTGGTCGGCGCGCGCGACCCGCGCGGCATCCGCCCCTTGGTGCTCGGCGAGCTCGACGGCTGCCCGATCCTGACCTCGGAGACGTGTGCGCTCGACATCATCGGCGCACGCTTCATCCGTGACATCGAGCCGGGCGAAGTCATCGTGTTCGACGAGAACGGCCAGGACATCCACAAGCCGTTCCCGCCGATGGCGCCGCGCCCCTGCATCTTCGAATACATCTATTTCTCCCGACCGGATTCCATCGTCCACGGTCGCTCCGTCTACGAGGTGCGCAAGGCCTTCGGCGCGCAGCTGGCGCGCGAGAGCCACGTGCCGATCGACGTCGTGGTGCCGGTGCCGGATTCCGGCGTGCCCGCCGCGGTCGGCTACAGCCAGCATTCCGGCGTGCCGTTCGAGCTCGGCATCATCCGCAACCATTATGTCGGCCGCACCTTCATCCAACCGACCCAAGCGATCCGCGAATCCGGCGTGCGCATGAAGCATTCGGCCAATCGCACTGCGATCGAAGGCAAGCGCATCATCCTGATCGACGATTCGCTGGTGCGCGGCACCACCTCGAAGAAGATCGTGCGCATGATGCGCGATGCCGGCGCCAAGGAGGTGCACTTCCGCCTCGCTTCGCCGCCGATCCTCTATCCCGATTATTACGGCATCGACCTGCCCGACCGCGGCGGCCTTTTGGCCGCGACGCATTCGCTGGAGGAGATGCGCGAGCTCATCGGCGCCGACTCGCTCGCCTTCCTGTCGATCGACGGCATGTACCGCGCCATGGGCGAACCCGGGCGCGACCCCGCCAATCCGAAATTCTCGGACCACTGCTTCACGGGCGCCTATCCGACCCATCTCACCGACCAGACCCAGACCGAGCCGCAGCCGCGGCAGCTGTCGCTGCTGGCCGAGGCGAGCTGA
- a CDS encoding OpgC domain-containing protein, with protein MHDRIATPKPLANAQPKLKGSGRDLRIDACRGIALWCIFLDHVPNNIGSWLTLRNYGFSDAAEVFMFVSGVTCALAYGKIWRSEGWPGLLRRTLRRSWDIYAAFLLLTLSCAILVYLAGGDRLADESNTRILLDQPGATLMHAAILQYCPVNTDVLPIFVLLHLLFAPLLWLLLRVPNVMLGASLALYALVHVFGWTIPAWPSGHWAFNPLAWQLLVVLGAWWTIEGERVQPWVTSRTALAPAALYLVFSLIIALSWRIKLLDGMVPQALLKLFYPMDKSNLDPFRLLHFLALAILAACLVPPNRRGLTAPVMRGAILCGKNSLPIYCLGVLLTLASVLALLDVSEGLAMQIALSVAGVLMMIVAATLLNLIKSKSSQQLTVAAPMSVRAEQEGWRAAGWRAWSRFAEGHAHMDRRPEPRQRFPVCGGASRASSPTS; from the coding sequence ATGCATGATCGAATTGCCACCCCGAAGCCATTGGCAAACGCGCAGCCGAAGCTGAAAGGCTCCGGTCGCGATCTGCGAATTGATGCCTGCCGCGGCATCGCGCTCTGGTGCATCTTTCTCGACCATGTTCCCAACAACATCGGAAGTTGGCTGACGCTGCGGAACTACGGCTTCAGCGATGCCGCGGAAGTGTTCATGTTCGTCTCGGGTGTGACCTGCGCACTGGCCTACGGCAAGATATGGCGCTCCGAGGGCTGGCCCGGCCTGCTGAGGCGGACGCTGCGGCGAAGTTGGGATATTTATGCCGCATTTCTGCTGCTCACGCTCTCCTGTGCGATCCTGGTTTACCTCGCAGGCGGGGACCGTCTTGCCGACGAGAGCAATACGCGCATTCTGTTGGACCAGCCAGGCGCGACGCTCATGCACGCGGCAATCCTGCAATACTGTCCGGTAAATACCGACGTGTTGCCGATCTTCGTGCTTCTTCATCTCTTATTCGCGCCGCTGCTGTGGCTGCTGCTGCGAGTGCCGAATGTGATGCTCGGCGCCTCGCTGGCGCTTTATGCCCTGGTGCATGTATTCGGCTGGACGATACCGGCGTGGCCGAGCGGCCACTGGGCCTTCAACCCTCTGGCCTGGCAGCTGCTTGTTGTACTTGGCGCGTGGTGGACGATCGAAGGCGAGAGAGTGCAGCCATGGGTGACGTCACGCACGGCGCTTGCGCCTGCCGCTCTCTATCTGGTGTTCAGCCTAATCATCGCATTGAGCTGGAGGATCAAACTATTGGACGGGATGGTCCCGCAGGCGCTGCTGAAACTGTTTTATCCCATGGATAAATCAAATCTCGATCCATTCCGGCTATTGCATTTTTTGGCCCTTGCGATTTTGGCGGCATGCTTGGTGCCTCCCAATCGGCGAGGGTTGACGGCGCCAGTGATGCGCGGTGCGATTCTCTGTGGCAAGAACTCGTTGCCGATCTACTGCCTCGGCGTTCTGCTTACGCTCGCCAGCGTCCTGGCGCTGCTCGATGTCTCGGAAGGGCTGGCGATGCAGATCGCACTCAGCGTTGCTGGCGTCCTGATGATGATCGTGGCGGCGACGCTGCTGAACTTGATCAAGAGCAAATCGAGTCAGCAGCTAACCGTCGCAGCGCCTATGAGTGTACGCGCCGAGCAAGAAGGCTGGCGCGCCGCCGGCTGGCGCGCCTGGAGTCGTTTCGCCGAGGGCCACGCGCATATGGACCGGCGGCCAGAACCTCGTCAGCGATTTCCGGTTTGCGGAGGGGCAAGCCGAGCCAGCAGCCCGACCTCCTAG
- a CDS encoding CvpA family protein — protein sequence MPVTLLDLILLGVMLVSGLLAMVRGFMREILSIAAWATAAIVTLYSFPKLLPTAKTYFNNDTVASVVVVAGVFVGTLVIVSVITVRISDMILDSRIGALDRTLGFLFGLARGLLIVVVAFLFFTWLVPDKQRPDWVTGAKSRVVLQGTGDWLMALLPDDPENTILKRFKKNKPDDDQADSEQPPSGSGDGYSKPARDSLKKLIEKPAAR from the coding sequence ATGCCAGTAACACTCCTCGACCTGATCCTGCTCGGTGTGATGCTGGTCTCGGGCCTGCTCGCCATGGTCCGCGGCTTCATGCGCGAAATTCTCTCGATCGCGGCCTGGGCTACGGCGGCGATCGTGACGCTCTACTCGTTCCCGAAGCTGCTGCCGACCGCCAAGACCTATTTCAACAACGACACGGTCGCGAGCGTGGTGGTGGTTGCCGGCGTGTTCGTCGGCACCCTGGTCATCGTGTCCGTGATCACGGTCCGGATCTCCGACATGATCCTGGATTCGCGGATCGGCGCGCTCGACCGCACCTTGGGCTTCCTGTTTGGCCTCGCTCGCGGGCTTTTGATCGTGGTGGTCGCGTTCCTGTTCTTCACCTGGCTGGTGCCGGACAAGCAGCGCCCGGACTGGGTCACGGGAGCCAAATCCCGCGTGGTGCTCCAGGGAACCGGAGATTGGCTGATGGCGCTCTTGCCGGACGACCCCGAAAACACCATCTTGAAGAGATTCAAGAAAAACAAACCAGATGATGATCAAGCTGATTCCGAGCAGCCGCCTTCGGGCAGCGGCGACGGCTACAGCAAACCGGCTCGTGACAGCCTGAAGAAGCTGATCGAGAAACCTGCGGCACGTTGA
- a CDS encoding tetratricopeptide repeat protein yields MSELFDEVDEEVRREQLKKLWDKYSIYFIALMVLIVAAVGGWRGYQYLEAKKAAEAGAAFDKAAELSDQNKHAEAEAAFTELAAKAPSGYRTLARLRAAAEAASRDPKAAAKMYDDIAVDRSVDGEWQDLAKIRAAGLLLDTASYADMQQRLEASATPNSTFRHSAREMLALSAWRNNDATAARKWLDVIAEDGETPPGLRSRAEALQALLPPVAKS; encoded by the coding sequence GTGTCTGAATTATTTGACGAAGTCGACGAGGAAGTACGTCGCGAACAGCTCAAGAAGCTGTGGGATAAATATTCGATCTACTTCATCGCCCTGATGGTGCTGATCGTTGCCGCCGTCGGCGGCTGGCGCGGCTATCAATATCTGGAGGCCAAAAAGGCCGCCGAGGCCGGCGCCGCCTTCGACAAGGCCGCCGAGCTGTCCGACCAGAACAAGCACGCTGAGGCCGAGGCCGCCTTCACCGAGCTCGCTGCCAAGGCGCCGTCGGGCTATCGCACCCTGGCGCGGCTGCGTGCGGCCGCCGAGGCCGCTAGCCGCGATCCCAAGGCCGCCGCCAAGATGTATGACGACATTGCTGTCGACCGCAGTGTGGATGGCGAGTGGCAGGATCTGGCGAAGATCCGTGCCGCGGGCCTGCTGCTCGACACTGCCTCCTATGCCGACATGCAGCAGCGGTTGGAGGCTTCGGCCACCCCCAACTCCACTTTCCGCCACAGCGCCCGCGAGATGCTGGCGCTGTCGGCCTGGCGCAACAACGACGCCACCGCGGCGCGCAAATGGCTCGACGTCATCGCCGAGGACGGCGAAACGCCGCCCGGCCTGCGCTCGCGTGCCGAGGCGCTTCAGGCTCTGCTGCCGCCCGTCGCCAAAAGCTGA
- the radA gene encoding DNA repair protein RadA, whose protein sequence is MAKSTLSFVCQNCGAAYNRWQGKCESCGEWNTLAEEDTTGSVPVSIRSRRKGRTFALESLSGKTQDAPRLSSGMTEFDRVTGGGFVRGSVLLVGGDPGIGKSTLLTQATSLLARAGHRIVYISGEEAIAQVRLRAERLGLSDAPVQLAAETSVEDIVSTLSEGAVPRLIVIDSIQTMWTDTVESAPGTVTQVRASAQALIRFAKKTGAAIILVGHVTKDGQIAGPRVVEHMVDAVLSFEGEGSQQFRILRAVKNRFGPTDEIGVFEMTGLGLREVTNPSELFLSERDLGTPGTAVFAGIEGTRPVLVELQALVAPTSLGTPRRAVVGWDPSRLSMVLAVLEAHCGVKLSGHDVYLNVAGGLRIHEPAADLAAAAALVSSLVNAQLPTDAVYFGEISLSGVVRPVAQTPARLKEAAKLGFQRAVLPESARGEAGGDAGLALNAINSLTTLVAEIAARGSRRGESSGSAEKNATPARFRRGEG, encoded by the coding sequence ATGGCCAAATCCACCCTTTCCTTCGTCTGCCAGAACTGCGGCGCGGCCTATAACCGCTGGCAAGGCAAGTGCGAGTCCTGCGGCGAATGGAATACGCTTGCCGAGGAGGACACGACCGGCAGCGTGCCAGTCTCGATCCGCTCCAGGCGCAAGGGCCGGACGTTTGCGCTGGAGAGCCTGTCGGGAAAGACCCAGGACGCCCCGCGCCTCTCGTCCGGCATGACCGAGTTCGACCGCGTCACCGGCGGCGGCTTCGTCCGCGGCTCGGTGCTGCTGGTCGGCGGCGATCCCGGCATCGGCAAATCGACGCTGCTGACGCAGGCGACCAGCCTGCTCGCGCGTGCCGGCCACCGCATCGTCTACATCTCCGGCGAAGAGGCGATCGCGCAGGTGCGGCTGCGCGCCGAGCGGCTCGGCCTGTCGGATGCGCCGGTGCAGCTCGCCGCCGAAACTTCGGTCGAGGACATCGTCTCGACGCTGTCGGAAGGCGCCGTCCCCCGGCTGATCGTGATCGACTCGATCCAGACCATGTGGACCGACACCGTGGAATCCGCGCCCGGCACCGTCACCCAGGTGCGCGCCTCGGCGCAGGCACTCATTCGTTTTGCCAAGAAGACCGGCGCCGCCATCATCCTGGTCGGCCACGTCACCAAGGACGGCCAGATCGCCGGCCCCCGCGTGGTCGAGCACATGGTCGACGCCGTGCTGTCGTTCGAGGGCGAAGGCTCGCAGCAATTCCGCATCCTGCGGGCCGTGAAAAACCGCTTCGGCCCGACCGACGAGATCGGCGTGTTCGAGATGACGGGCCTTGGCCTGCGCGAGGTCACCAACCCTTCGGAACTGTTCCTGTCCGAGCGCGATCTCGGCACCCCAGGCACCGCAGTCTTCGCGGGCATCGAGGGCACGCGGCCCGTCCTGGTCGAATTGCAGGCGCTGGTGGCGCCGACCTCGCTCGGCACCCCGCGCCGGGCCGTGGTCGGCTGGGACCCGAGCCGGTTGTCGATGGTGCTGGCGGTGCTGGAGGCCCATTGCGGGGTCAAGCTGTCGGGCCACGACGTCTATCTGAACGTCGCCGGCGGCCTGCGCATCCATGAACCGGCGGCCGATCTCGCTGCCGCGGCGGCTCTGGTGTCGTCCCTGGTTAATGCGCAGTTACCCACCGATGCGGTCTATTTCGGCGAGATCTCGCTGTCCGGCGTGGTGCGCCCGGTGGCGCAGACCCCGGCCCGGCTGAAGGAAGCCGCAAAACTCGGCTTTCAGCGCGCCGTGCTGCCCGAATCGGCCCGTGGCGAGGCAGGTGGCGACGCCGGGCTCGCGCTCAATGCGATCAACAGCCTGACGACCCTGGTGGCCGAGATCGCCGCCCGCGGCTCACGCCGGGGCGAATCCAGCGGATCGGCAGAGAAAAATGCCACACCGGCAAGATTCCGCCGCGGAGAGGGCTAG
- a CDS encoding DUF3551 domain-containing protein produces MKHSILAAAAVAIAVAAFGMSTPAAAQDRYCLQGRIWGYPGNCQFASYAQCMASASGTNAYCGINPRYAYARRWRGYR; encoded by the coding sequence ATGAAACATTCAATTCTCGCAGCTGCCGCGGTGGCGATCGCCGTGGCGGCCTTCGGCATGTCCACACCCGCGGCCGCCCAAGACCGTTACTGCCTTCAGGGCCGAATTTGGGGCTATCCCGGCAATTGTCAGTTCGCCAGCTATGCGCAGTGCATGGCGAGCGCATCGGGAACCAATGCCTATTGCGGCATCAATCCGCGCTATGCTTATGCGCGCCGTTGGAGAGGATACCGGTGA
- a CDS encoding TCR/Tet family MFS transporter encodes MSDGAGEAMAQGTAPVRRGAVAFIFVTILLDMIAIGVIMPVLPKLIEGFVDNDTAHAARIFGLFGTAWALMQFVFSPVLGALSDRFGRRPVVLLSNFGLAADYVLMALAPSLLWLFIGRVISGITSASVSTAFAYIADITPPERRAAIFGRIGAAFGAGFILGPALGGLLGDLDPRLPFWASAALSLANALYGLFVLPESLAPEKRAPFHWRSANPVGALHLLRSNAALAALSVVNFIAQVAHVVLPSTFVLYATYRYGWDSKTVGLTLAMVGICAMVVQGLAIGPIVRALGERNALLLGLCCGALGFVVLGAAPTGPLSWLGIPILALWGISGAASQSLMTRLVALDQQGQLQGATASVQSVSQLVGPFLFTLTFSYFIGASAPLHLPGAPFLLAAVLMVVCVAIAVRTLAATKTA; translated from the coding sequence ATGAGCGATGGCGCCGGCGAGGCGATGGCGCAGGGCACTGCGCCGGTCCGGCGCGGCGCGGTGGCCTTCATCTTCGTCACCATCCTGCTCGACATGATCGCGATCGGCGTGATCATGCCGGTCCTGCCCAAGCTGATCGAGGGCTTCGTCGATAACGATACCGCGCATGCGGCCCGCATCTTCGGCCTGTTTGGCACCGCCTGGGCGCTGATGCAGTTCGTGTTCTCGCCGGTGTTAGGGGCGCTGTCGGATCGCTTTGGACGGCGGCCGGTGGTGCTGCTGTCGAATTTCGGCCTTGCCGCCGACTATGTGCTGATGGCGCTGGCGCCATCCCTGCTGTGGCTGTTCATCGGCCGCGTCATCTCCGGCATCACCTCGGCCAGCGTCTCGACCGCGTTCGCCTATATCGCCGACATCACGCCGCCGGAGCGGCGTGCGGCGATCTTCGGCAGGATTGGGGCTGCCTTCGGCGCCGGCTTCATCCTGGGCCCGGCGCTCGGCGGCCTGCTCGGCGATCTCGATCCGCGGCTGCCGTTCTGGGCGTCGGCGGCTCTGAGCCTTGCCAATGCACTCTATGGGCTATTCGTGCTGCCGGAGTCCCTGGCGCCCGAGAAGCGCGCGCCGTTCCACTGGAGGAGCGCCAATCCGGTCGGGGCGCTGCATCTGCTGCGGTCCAACGCGGCGCTGGCCGCGTTGTCGGTCGTCAACTTCATCGCGCAGGTCGCCCATGTCGTGCTGCCCTCGACCTTCGTGCTCTATGCGACCTATCGCTACGGCTGGGATTCCAAGACGGTGGGGCTGACGCTCGCGATGGTCGGCATCTGCGCCATGGTGGTGCAGGGGCTCGCCATCGGTCCGATCGTGCGTGCGCTCGGCGAGCGCAATGCACTGTTGCTCGGCTTGTGCTGTGGCGCACTCGGCTTTGTGGTCTTGGGCGCTGCCCCGACCGGACCGCTATCCTGGCTCGGCATTCCCATTCTGGCGCTATGGGGCATCTCTGGCGCCGCGTCGCAATCGCTGATGACGCGGTTGGTCGCGCTCGATCAGCAGGGCCAATTGCAGGGCGCGACCGCGAGCGTGCAGAGCGTGTCGCAGCTGGTCGGCCCGTTCCTGTTCACGCTGACGTTTTCCTATTTCATCGGCGCCAGCGCGCCGCTGCATCTGCCGGGCGCGCCGTTCCTGCTCGCGGCGGTGCTGATGGTGGTTTGCGTGGCGATCGCGGTGAGGACGCTGGCTGCAACGAAGACAGCTTGA
- the der gene encoding ribosome biogenesis GTPase Der — MPFTIAIIGRPNVGKSTLFNRLVGQKLALVDDLPGVTRDRREGEARLGDLEFTIIDTAGLDEGAKGSLTARMQEQTEAAIAQADALFFVIDARIGLTPTDRAFADFARRANKPVLLVANKSEGKHGDAGAMEAFALGLGDPIQVSAEHGEGMGELYDALAKLMPEPVEEEEDDDAPLSEEEAAMRPIRVAIVGRPNAGKSTLINHLLGEERLLTSPEAGTTRDSIAVEINWKGREFRVFDTAGLRRRSRIEEKLEKLSVADALRAVRFAEVVVLMMDTQNRFEEQDLRIADLIEREGRAVVLAVNKWDLMETKGGGAISSLRRDADHWLPQVKGVPIVAVSGLMGEGIDRLMQAIQDAYAVWNRRVPTSALNRWFEQAVQANPPPAVSGRRLKLNYITQNKARPPSFVLFCSRADAVPQSYLRYLTNSMRETFELPGTPVRITLREKANPFAHKRKRPS; from the coding sequence ATGCCCTTCACGATCGCCATCATCGGCCGGCCCAATGTCGGCAAATCGACGCTGTTCAACCGCCTGGTTGGGCAGAAGCTCGCGCTGGTCGATGACCTGCCCGGCGTCACCCGCGACCGCCGCGAGGGCGAGGCGAGACTCGGCGATCTCGAATTTACTATCATCGATACCGCCGGCCTTGACGAGGGCGCCAAGGGCTCGCTGACCGCGCGCATGCAGGAGCAGACCGAGGCCGCGATCGCCCAGGCCGACGCGCTGTTCTTCGTGATCGATGCCCGCATCGGCCTCACGCCCACCGATCGCGCCTTCGCCGATTTCGCCCGCAGGGCCAACAAGCCAGTACTGCTCGTTGCCAACAAGAGCGAGGGCAAGCACGGCGATGCCGGCGCGATGGAAGCGTTCGCGCTCGGTCTTGGCGATCCCATCCAAGTCTCGGCCGAGCACGGCGAAGGCATGGGCGAACTTTACGACGCGCTCGCCAAGCTGATGCCGGAGCCCGTCGAGGAGGAAGAGGACGACGACGCGCCGCTGTCCGAGGAAGAGGCCGCGATGCGCCCGATCCGGGTCGCCATCGTCGGCCGGCCCAATGCCGGCAAGTCGACGCTGATCAACCATCTGCTCGGCGAGGAGCGCCTGCTGACAAGCCCGGAGGCCGGCACGACGCGCGATTCCATCGCGGTCGAGATCAACTGGAAGGGCCGCGAGTTTCGCGTATTCGATACCGCGGGTCTTCGCCGGCGCTCGCGCATCGAGGAGAAGCTGGAAAAGCTCTCGGTCGCAGACGCGCTGCGCGCGGTGCGATTTGCCGAGGTCGTCGTGCTGATGATGGACACGCAGAACCGCTTTGAGGAGCAGGATCTGCGCATCGCCGATCTGATCGAGCGCGAGGGAAGGGCGGTCGTGCTCGCCGTCAACAAATGGGATTTGATGGAGACCAAGGGCGGCGGCGCCATTTCGAGCCTGCGCCGCGACGCCGACCACTGGCTGCCACAGGTCAAGGGCGTACCGATCGTTGCCGTCTCGGGCCTGATGGGCGAGGGTATCGACCGCCTGATGCAGGCGATCCAGGATGCCTATGCGGTCTGGAACAGGCGCGTGCCGACCTCGGCGCTCAATCGCTGGTTCGAGCAGGCGGTCCAGGCCAATCCGCCGCCGGCGGTCTCCGGCCGCCGGCTGAAGCTGAACTACATTACCCAGAACAAGGCGCGCCCGCCGAGCTTCGTGCTGTTCTGCTCGCGCGCCGACGCGGTGCCGCAGTCCTATTTGCGCTATCTGACCAATTCCATGCGCGAGACCTTCGAGCTGCCGGGCACGCCGGTGCGCATCACCCTGCGCGAGAAGGCCAATCCCTTCGCGCACAAGCGCAAGCGGCCGTCATGA